GTATTCCTGGACGATTGATGGACGTGAAAATAGCGACTCTAATGGCCTCTGATGAAGGGCAGTACACCTGCAAGTATGGCGCCTTACATAAGAAGCTCAATGTTCAGATGAGTGAGTGAAACGTTTAACATTTCATTCAGAAAATACGACGTatcatgaatgaaaatttacGGGCGAATTAGAAAATTCCACGGATTTCGAATAACGAAGATATCAGAACTCTTTTCCGTCGTTTGCCTATTTTCTTTAATTAACCGGCTgttatcaatttcaattccGATTTCAGATCCTTTGGTGGTCACTCCGACTTTAGTCAGGGCTTTGAAGGGTTCTGTCGTAAAACTGACGTGTACTGGATCCAGTACGGTTACGTCGCCGCTGCAGTGGTCCTATAACGGTCAGTTAGTGACCTACGGCTGTGACGTACAATTCGTAACGGCAAATAAACTACTTGGCGAGCTAAAGATCAAACCTAATTGCATCGACACGAAGATGGTGTCCATTGAATTCAAGTCTTCGAAAGGGGGGATTTTCCAGTGCTCATACGGTGATGAAACACAAAGAGCGATTTCCCTAGTCAAGATATGTAAGTCAAGAAAGCTTTCCTtataatttagatgatgatattaaaaagaaattctgaGCAATCTATATTCAATTTCTAACGTTTGGTTGCGAATGACAACTGCTTTGTGCTTTAAATCGATCATATTCCCATAGATtggaatttcatttgaaacgtTAACAGCTCTATTGCTATTATTTTTCTATTGCAGACAAAATTGCACCGTACAGATGGAGAAGGGAAGAATAGAAAAACCGCACAAAAATGAGAACGATTTGaacaattttcaacaaaaataatatCCGATAATCAAGATCGACTGCTGAATATATTTTCGTAAATTTGTATTGTGTAAACAAGATTACATGTATACATACATTTCAATAAAGGTGTAAATTTTTAATCTAAAACATCAAAAGTGCTTGTCTGAAATAAATACGAACGGTAGAAAAACAGTTCAGATAGTATGATGAGGATCGCGGTGATTCATGGACGGTCTTGTGGATTGAGCTTTCGATTCCGACAGTTCGAAAACCATTTCGTGACGTTACCTTCGTTTCTTTGCGGCCCAATATTCGCCATCATCGTCGAGAGAAATGTCAACGAAAAAAGCAACGAGCAGCCGATAGTGCAAAACATGAACGAACCGAATTGCACGAGAAATTGCATCTCGGCGAAAAGCATGAATAACGACGCGCCGAGCGTGGTGACTGCCCCGGCTGTTACTGGTAAACCAACCTCATCGAACATAAAGTAGGTCCTTGCCTTGCGGTCATCGTAAGGCGCGTACGCGTATCCCTCCGCCAGGTGAACGGTATAATCGACAGACAGTCCAATTACGAGGcacaaattcaaagaaaccatTGTCTAAAAAGCGATTTTTTACAGGAATATCTATTACTATTCTAAACGACGACCGAAATGAATTGACTTCAGGTGATTTATAAGGCCAATGATGGACCATAATTCATAATTACAGGATCGAAAGACAAGTCTCATCTAGATTGTTTTCGTGATTATCTCATATTTTCGAGGAATTTGTATGACCGTATATAATGGCGAGAATAAAAATGGCAATATACGAACCCCTAATTTCCAACCAGCTACAGGGATCATGCCGACTACACACGTTGTGCTCAGCAAGATGGTAAACGTCGCCATTAGTCCGATGATTATATTCTTAGTTCCCATAATGAGCACGGGGCAGGCCAAAGCGATGCCGAGACACAATCCGTAAATAGCTTGATAGACCATCGACTGAAATCAAGTCGCGcggaatgtttaaatgaaaACATGCATTATCAACAGATGCCATTTTGTGTCGCTTTTCAAACGGTATCATTTTGTTCATTTACCTTCCCCATCTTCAGATGCAGATATATATTTCGGCCATTCACAACGAAAAATGCGTTATTGAGACCAGACGGCATGTTTGCATTCTAGAAATAGAAGTGATGTAATTTTTTACGAGCGTTTCAAATTCTGTCACATTGACGGATAGTACCTCATAGAAACGACTGTGTAAATAACGGGGACGCTTTTGAGTTGTCTGCATTTTAAAGATATACTTCGTACATGACGTTGAATGAATACAAACCATATCATTGACGAAGGATTCCCATCGTTGAAAGTATTGAAGACCATCAGTATACCTCACAATACGTCTATCCAACGTCGTATTTACAACTATCGCCGCGTACTTCAGACGAGTGCCATAGAATTGGCCTGTTTTTAACGGATAAAGatatcgatttaaaaaaaaaacgacttATATGATCAACGGGAAttcatattctattctattgtGGGACTTGGCAAACTTGTAAATTGTAGTAAAGTTGTTTTTACCGTTAACTAGACTGACGGGTAATGAGTATGAAAACTTTTCTTCCCCCAGGATGCCGGCATAAGTGAACCAATCGGTCGTTCTAGTCATCGTGTATCCATTCGTGATCCAGTATCCCAACGCTATCTGTCCTCAATTAGAACATTACTCATCTCAATAAGGGAATTCCCCAAAACCCAGACATCAATTCGTCTGTAATGTGTCACGGCcaacaattatttacaaatatatacagtTCCGGACATACCTCCAACCAATTCGTGTAATTTGAATCAAGTGGATCCGTATATATTTGTGGGTTATTGTCGATCAAAACTTTCATATTATCTTTCGTCATCGGGAAATCGGGGTTCCAGTCTGGTGGGTATTTCGGAAACGGTTGCAAAGCATTAATTGTCGCGTTGTTGTTGACTGCCTCCGCCGCTGACAAATAGGGGATGAATTCTTCGTAGCCATAATTGCGCAACATCTCAGGGGTAACCTGTCCGCTTTGTAACAGGGCTGCAATAGCTGGATCCAGATCGGGTGGTAGGGTCGGTGTGGCCGGTTGCGTCACCGGAACAGATTTGTACTCCGCTTTTTGTCTCTCTTtctaaagatgaaaaatcattcggACTTTAAGAGAAATCGAAAACGTAGCCACCATGGCGGGGTATCTTGCGAATTTCTTACCTGCATAAAATCTTTTATGGCGTACATAAAACATTGCACTTCGGGTTTACCAGTTTGCGAATCAATTCTTATCATAAGATCGGTAATTCTTTTCCGCGTCATATTCATCAGATTATTGCATAACTCCTGAGGAATAAACACCCAACTATGATTAGCGAATATCATTCCAACCTGATGATCAGTGACGTTATCGGGGTAAGAAAAAAGTAATCACCGAAGTCAAGGTGATAAGGATCTTATCGTTGGATATTGACTTATCTTTAATAACTTACCAACATTGCCATTTGGTTAACTCCGGACGAAATGCTAAATTCGTCGTCGCTCACGTATTCACCCTTGCAATGTTTGAAATCGTCGATGTTCCGAAAGTCACACGTGGACATGTCACGCGGTTTTAAACCCCAGACGAGATTTATTTGTACGTTACTGTCGAAGTTATTGGGACGGAAGCCGTTGATTCTCAGCCGATTGGCAATTGCATAGTTATTGTCTTtgcgaaatatttcaatctgaaaacgGAGATGAGAGGTATGACTTCACGTTGCGAAGATGAAAGAAAGGTTTTACCCCTACCCCCCCCCTCCTCCATAGAAACTTACGTGCTGCGAGTCTACCTCTATCGTGGTACATTGATAAACGGCTATGCAGACCAACGTTACAAAAAATCCCATCACTAGATAACGGCTGAATGTATTTGTAATGAACCGAAGAAATGGCCCTCGGAGAAATCGTGTCCAACAGTTCCCTTGTTTAAGCAGGCAACTATTCGAGCATCGCTTGGTGACGCTGGTGCCCGAAACACTATTACTTCGTTGAGACTTAGAAGACGAGTTTGAGTCGGTATCTGGATCCGATATGGTTGACGAATCGGGTGAAACTGCATGATTCGTGACAACACTTCGTCTATTCGGTCTAGTTTGCGGGGGgtataattcttttaatccgaTCGATATCGTTTTCGCGCTTGATTTTACTTTTGAGACGTCGGATTCGCTTCTACTCCTGTCAAGAATGTTGCCATCATTCAGAACAGCGTTGTTGCGGTGCATGATTTGCCCTTGAGAACATTGTCCGAACAAATCGCCAGGACTGACGTGTTCTATTTCAGGGGGTGGGGACGCGCCGGCGGTTGTAGGGCGACATTTTTCGAAATATATACAGTATATGAGCACAGCAATCGGAAACAAGGTTATAACCGTTAGATAATTTACGAGCACTAGTAACCCGGTAAAAAGGCCGAATGTTTGAACGATAAGCATCGGCGAGAAAGCGCTGACGAAAAACGCAACCATCGTAGTCAACGAGGTCGCGAACATCGAGCTGGCGGCGCGTTTGTACACATCACAAAATCGGTGAGCTAGCGAAGGGTAAATTTGAAGAGCAGACGACCGCCAGGTGTCGTAGTATATGAAAACGTCGTCTGCGCCGATACCTAGAATTATGAACATCGAAAGCACGTGGAACAGTCCGAAATACGAGAACTGGAAAACGACTCTATAGATTacgttcgttataacgaatgACGACAGAATACCAAATATTGACACGGCCGAAAGCCATAGAGATCGTGTGTGGATGATTATGAAAACTAATATGAACGCAAAACTGCCGGCTACAAATTTCAAATCGTTCATAGCCGCTGTGTGGATATCCTTCTGCATAAGTTCATACGAATAATAGTTGAAGGTTAAGAATGTATCGCTGTTGTGACAGCGTTGGATTTCTAGTAAGATGGGTTCTATATTTTCTATGAGATATTTCTCGAATCTAGCTGTGGCGTCTGTCGTATTCGTCAGAGGCCAACCGATCGGAATGATCGTTCGCGTATACTTGGATAAAGCGAACGCCTtgttgatcaaagcgtctctGGCTAGAAATACTTGTAACAATTCCGAGGTTTCTGGAGATCTGTCGGCGTAGAATAAAACATTCGCTATATCGTCGAAATTCGGATCGTTCAGCGCAGAGTTCGCCGAGGCGTAGGTACCGTCGAAATACCGTAGGATAGACAACGGTTTCGTGcaatttagattttcatcCAAGAGACAAAATTTGCTTTGATATTCGCTTATGTTCGTCAGCGAATGTTCGATTCGTTGCATGGTCTGCAGGTTTCGTTTCGTAAAAACGTCCCCGTCGCGCGCCCGGTAGTATAGTTCGATTGTATATCTCGGATAGTATCGATCGCGGAGTTTCGTGAGAACGTATCGAGGTATTGTCGTGCCGTCGGAGTTGCGTTCCCGCCACGCGCGCATCCGTGTGCTGGCTATGTCCTCGTTCCATATCATCGGAATCTTGTTGAAGTCGACGGGCAGGATCGAGTACCCGGTGACATAGAGCCCGACCGTCACGCCGATGAAAGCCAGGTGGATACACGTGCAAACGGCTGATTGAGAAAAtagcattttgaaataaaccaaaaaaaacattatcCATAATGTATTGCGATATTGAGATCAGATTAATTTTCAGAAAAACCGTTCACTTCTACAGGCCTTAATCGCGGAAAGTAGAACATTTTATGATCGAGCGCGATTGACAATCTGTGCCAATCTATGACCATGAAAATGTACACAGATTTAATGTTTTATGCTTACCAAAACTAGGCCATGGCCATTGTGCGACAATTCTGAACACTTTCCAGGGCGAAAGGTTGATACGATCATTTGTTCCGTTTGAAGCGTCAACAGTTTGTCTAAATTGATGATATTGCCGTTGCGGTTTTTGGTCATTAGGGGAACTAGACCCTTCGTCGTTTTTATCGTTGGGCTCCATTTCATTGTTTCATCGACCAAATGCAAAGAAATAAGTAAGACATTTGACGGCAAACAAAAGATTATTGAACCTTCAAACGCCAACACATCTTCAACACGTTGTTGAGAGAGCGCAAATCTACGAAATAAAACCGACATACCTGTCCCTCCGAACTATTACCTCCCTCGACGTAAATTTGTCTACTTCTCCAAATCGAATTGCACCTTTACTTTGAGAGCTTTTTCAGTCTGAATAGAGGTCCACACGCCAACTGTTATAACGACGATATTTTTCGCACCTCATTCCCTATTCATCGAACAAATTACACAACAgtaaaatgtttttgttttccaaTCTAGCGACCATTGTCTGTGGATTAGTTGTTTACACGTCCGCTCCACTGTGTCTGAATATAACTTCATGATTTGTATCATAAGGTTCAAGTAAGGTTCAAAATAAACGGGACAGATGGGAATTTATCAAACGAATTAGAATTGAATAGACAATTAAAAAAACAGGTTTCCAAAGCGAGCCATATCTATCTATTGTTCCTCGACATACAAAGAAACTATAAACCTGTTCTAACGCGTCTCAGGTTGAATGCTCACACTAATGATGGAAAGGGGAAGGTATTTGAACATCCCACAAGTTGACAGAAAGTGTTTTCTGTGTGATAAAGTAGAAACTGGAGTATATAGCATATTGTGATGGTGCATCAATATTCAGTTCTGAATGGCCCCTTTATATGAGAAATTTACGATATTATTTCCTACTCGGCTAGCTAAAGACCTTGGTCGATTCTGCTGCTTCATGAGGGCTTTAACAAGCTGAAATCATAATCTCAACGATCCTCACTCTAGGCTATGCTGATCCGCGACCTAGGTCTATATGCAGCACCGCAATGTCATCATTTGGTACCCA
This Tubulanus polymorphus chromosome 7, tnTubPoly1.2, whole genome shotgun sequence DNA region includes the following protein-coding sequences:
- the LOC141909213 gene encoding protein patched homolog 1-like, with the protein product MAMLELCNNLMNMTRKRITDLMIRIDSQTGKPEVQCFMYAIKDFMQKERQKAEYKSVPVTQPATPTLPPDLDPAIAALLQSGQVTPEMLRNYGYEEFIPYLSAAEAVNNNATINALQPFPKYPPDWNPDFPMTKDNMKVLIDNNPQIYTDPLDSNYTNWLEIALGYWITNGYTMTRTTDWFTYAGILGEEKFSYSLPVSLVNGQFYGTRLKYAAIVVNTTLDRRIVRYTDGLQYFQRWESFVNDMNANMPSGLNNAFFVVNGRNIYLHLKMGKSMVYQAIYGLCLGIALACPVLIMGTKNIIIGLMATFTILLSTTCVVGMIPVAGWKLGTMVSLNLCLVIGLSVDYTVHLAEGYAYAPYDDRKARTYFMFDEVGLPVTAGAVTTLGASLFMLFAEMQFLVQFGSFMFCTIGCSLLFSLTFLSTMMANIGPQRNEGNVTKWFSNCRNRKLNPQDRP
- the LOC141909214 gene encoding uncharacterized protein LOC141909214, with protein sequence MLFSQSAVCTCIHLAFIGVTVGLYVTGYSILPVDFNKIPMIWNEDIASTRMRAWRERNSDGTTIPRYVLTKLRDRYYPRYTIELYYRARDGDVFTKRNLQTMQRIEHSLTNISEYQSKFCLLDENLNCTKPLSILRYFDGTYASANSALNDPNFDDIANVLFYADRSPETSELLQVFLARDALINKAFALSKYTRTIIPIGWPLTNTTDATARFEKYLIENIEPILLEIQRCHNSDTFLTFNYYSYELMQKDIHTAAMNDLKFVAGSFAFILVFIIIHTRSLWLSAVSIFGILSSFVITNVSAQTTFSYTTTPGGRLLFKFTLR